One window of Leishmania infantum JPCM5 genome chromosome 8 genomic DNA carries:
- a CDS encoding putative protein kinase: MPPPLPAALRDAGAVDQRRPVELPTNLSPLSRQRDSAAAEQAPNSGNADAARQARGDHLSAPGVRGQPYQAPPQRRHIGGQIDENSAPPSSARGAAPALDELSAVLSELSSWRERSVLRQQRQGGHRAHRYDTSCKTGVVPKPQHVGAKADAHVPSPQPPTSPSAPATPRHQLSKYAEQAGAHRPGVAEGAPTHEPNGNAASQGKPLRDGGRGTKAGEPRAAEVEVQRMRVAFASPAANRRGSDGDDTDGDESVTQSFVDALGTALDVDAVQAASAAAQQQQQQRLSPPPSPAEAGSASCLSGRVPFLQQSMKKTFHVTSEKIDALQPTLMAGTVFRHLPSTALLAGTMRGTDAAACVGEAEGVADVHFTTSCLCGRAATSRGCLSMIYGSFVCSCDACVRFTGSMHGVEWLHLPEVADGLPALLPSPTPSNAPGEWSTKERPSAGAGAAAAVALRAKAEEAPLHHNKGAEAKWKGSMNACCAPPPPAPSPGVWPPSPRAGSGAHAGDEATAALGEANVRAYRHCFQAEAPLQLEEAALRQPAPHTRGSTLTGGAAATRQSALHVLYTCLTCGSLIGMQHDGVEGLLLPKVTLDAQSLEILSWCAQSVDVEAAELIKVG, from the coding sequence atgccaccaccgctcccAGCGGCGCTCCGCGATGCAGGCGCCGTcgaccagcgccgccccgtAGAGCTGCCCACCAACCTGTCGCCTCTCTCCCGACAGCGCgacagcgcggccgccgagcAGGCGCCCAATTCCGGAAacgccgatgcggcgcggcAAGCCCGCGGTGACCATTTGAGCGCGCCAGGAGTACGTGGCCAACCGTATCAGGCGCctccacagcggcggcacatcGGTGGCCAGATCGACGAGAAttctgcgccgccatcgtccgctcgcggcgcggcgccagcatTAGACGAGCTGAGCGCGGTGCTGTCGGAGCTGTCCTCCTGGCGAGAGCGCAGTGTTCTGCGGCAACAGCGTCAGggcggccaccgcgcacaCCGATACGACACAAGTTGCAAGACCGGCGTCGTGCCAAAACCACAGCATGTCGGCGCAAAGGCGGACGCCCACGTTCCCTCTCCGCAACCACcgacgtcgccgtctgcgcccGCCACGCCGCGCCATCAGCTGAGTAAGTATGCAGAGCAGGCAGGTGCCCATCGGCCGGGGGTGGCGGAGGGCGCACCGACCCACGAACCCAACGGCAACGCCGCATCCCAAGGAAAGCCGCTGCGTGATGGAGGCCGTGGCACAAAGGCTGGCGAGCCGCGTGCAGCCGAAGTAGAAGTGCAGCGCATGAGGGTCGCTTTCGCCTCTCCGGCGGCCAacaggcgcggcagcgatggcgacgacacGGACGGTGATGAAAGCGTCACGCAGAGTTTTGTCGATGCGCTGGGCACTGCGCTGGACGTCGATGCCGTACaggccgcctctgccgcagcgcagcaacagcagcagcaacgtcTGTCGCCACCACCTTCACCGGCCGAGGCTGGCAGCGCTTCATGCCTCTCAGGGCGGGTACCATTCCTGCAACAGTCTATGAAGAAAACCTTCCATGTCACGAGCGAGAAGATCGATGCCCTGCAGCCCACGTTGATGGCCGGCACGGTGTTCCGCCATCTCCCTtcaacggcgctgctggctggGACGATGCGTggcaccgacgccgctgcctgcgtGGGGGAGGCCGAGGGCGTTGCCGACGTGCACTTCACGACGTCCTGCCTCTGCGGTCGTGCCGCGACTTCTCGCGGCTGCCTTTCCATGATCTACGGCAGTTTTGTGTGCTCCTGTGACGCCTGCGTCCGATTCACAGGCTCCATGCATGGAGTGGAGTGGCTGCATCTACCCGAAGTGGCCGAtgggctgccggcgctgctgccctcgcccACGCCATCGAATGCACCGGGCGAGTGGTCGACGAAGGAGAGGCCCAGCgcaggtgccggcgccgctgctgctgttgcgctgcGTGCCAAGGCtgaggaggcgccgctgcaccacaaCAAGGGGGCAGAAGCAAAGTGGAAAGGCAGCATGAATGCCTGCTgcgccccaccgccaccagcgccgtctcCCGGCGTCTGGCCCCCGTCCCCGAGAGCGGggagcggcgcacacgcgggcGATGAAGCCACAGCAGCACTTGGCGAGGCCAACGTCCGAGCCTACAGGCACTGCTTTCAAGCCGAAGCGCCGttgcagctggaggaggcggcgctgcgccaacCTGCGCCTCACACACGAGGGTCTACGCTcacaggcggcgcggcggcaacgaggCAAAGTGCCCTGCATGTCCTCTACACCTGCCTCACCTGCGGCTCCCTCATCGGGATGCAGCACGACGGCGTGGAGGGGCTTCTGCTGCCCAAGGTCACTCTTGATGCGCAAAGCCTCGAAATCCTGTCCTGGTGCGCGCAGTCAGTCGACGTggaggcagcggagctgATCAAGGTGGGCTGA